The Mytilus trossulus isolate FHL-02 chromosome 3, PNRI_Mtr1.1.1.hap1, whole genome shotgun sequence genome contains a region encoding:
- the LOC134709708 gene encoding uncharacterized protein LOC134709708 isoform X2: MKLLLCIFGLICIVYAQRGDIGFFEDDVDDFNAPVDNWDEDRGDGWGYHTPTWEAGTGPIVSAQAFDTQPFDHQPFDHQVFPAANIQYPQKDIYDFTEGNYGYIGQLGKHCKVIKGYGNRINYQEIYKSYNDGGSYNNGYPSSIGLQEFPSYAENHFYQNNHQVPLTSMLTGPTSSIGGFPSYTDNTNQYYQNNGIHNSLSAAPGTNMGFVAPSVSAFSSPVSNAGFSENDNSYH; the protein is encoded by the exons ATGAAACTACTTCTATGCATTTTTGGATTAATTTGCATAGTATATGCTCAAAGAGGTGATATAGGCTTCTTTGAAGATGACGTTGATGATTTTAATGCTCCTGTAGATAACTGGGACGAGGATCGTGGAGATGGGTGGGGATATCATACCCCAACATGGGAAGCTGGAACAGGACCGATAGTTAGTGCTCAAGCATTCGACACTCAACCATTCGACCATCAACCATTCGACCATCAAGTATTCCCCGCAGCAAATATTCAGTATCCACAAAAGGACATTTATGATTTTACTGAAGGGAATTACGGATATATTGGACAAC ttggAAAACACTGCAAAGTCATTAAAGGATATGGTAATCGTATCAATTATCAGGAAATATACAAATCATACAACGACGGTGGCTCTTATAACAACGGATATCCAAGTTCCATTGGACTTCAAGAGTTTCCTTCGTACGCAGAGAACCATTTTTACCAGAACAACCATCAGGT TCCTCTAACATCTATGCTTACAGGTCCAACATCATCGATTGGTGGTTTTCCATCATACACAGATAACACAAATCAGTATTATCAGAACAATGGCATTCACAATAGCTTATCTGCCGCTCCGGGAACAAACATGGGTTTTGTTGCGCCATCGGTATCAGCTTTCAGCTCACCAGTATCGAACGCCGGGTTTTCAGAAAACGACAACTCTTACCACTGA
- the LOC134709708 gene encoding uncharacterized protein LOC134709708 isoform X1, whose product MKLLLCIFGLICIVYAQRGDIGFFEDDVDDFNAPVDNWDEDRGDGWGYHTPTWEAGTGPIVSAQAFDTQPFDHQPFDHQVFPAANIQYPQKDIYDFTEGNYGYIGQLGKHCKVIKGYGNRINYQEIYKSYNDGGSYNNGYPSSIGLQEFPSYAENHFYQNNHQVGNVLSTAPITAGSAVPLTSMLTGPTSSIGGFPSYTDNTNQYYQNNGIHNSLSAAPGTNMGFVAPSVSAFSSPVSNAGFSENDNSYH is encoded by the exons ATGAAACTACTTCTATGCATTTTTGGATTAATTTGCATAGTATATGCTCAAAGAGGTGATATAGGCTTCTTTGAAGATGACGTTGATGATTTTAATGCTCCTGTAGATAACTGGGACGAGGATCGTGGAGATGGGTGGGGATATCATACCCCAACATGGGAAGCTGGAACAGGACCGATAGTTAGTGCTCAAGCATTCGACACTCAACCATTCGACCATCAACCATTCGACCATCAAGTATTCCCCGCAGCAAATATTCAGTATCCACAAAAGGACATTTATGATTTTACTGAAGGGAATTACGGATATATTGGACAAC ttggAAAACACTGCAAAGTCATTAAAGGATATGGTAATCGTATCAATTATCAGGAAATATACAAATCATACAACGACGGTGGCTCTTATAACAACGGATATCCAAGTTCCATTGGACTTCAAGAGTTTCCTTCGTACGCAGAGAACCATTTTTACCAGAACAACCATCAGGTCGGCAATGTGTTATCTACCGCTCCCATCACAGCTGGTAGTGCTGTTCCTCTAACATCTATGCTTACAGGTCCAACATCATCGATTGGTGGTTTTCCATCATACACAGATAACACAAATCAGTATTATCAGAACAATGGCATTCACAATAGCTTATCTGCCGCTCCGGGAACAAACATGGGTTTTGTTGCGCCATCGGTATCAGCTTTCAGCTCACCAGTATCGAACGCCGGGTTTTCAGAAAACGACAACTCTTACCACTGA
- the LOC134709709 gene encoding uncharacterized protein LOC134709709 — protein sequence MVTIVLCQYCWMTVRKVEGTSKEEIVKDLKRRIASLNCKQRSVPKTKNINVLAYVLKCRLAMLVPVLKETTTPDNKVIVKQTWPRSRQVPMISVDSEQDYQIIGTTKVAVRK from the exons ATGGTAACCATTGTTCTTTGTCAATATTGTTGGATGACTGTAAGGAAAGTCGAAGGTACATCAAAAGAAGAAATTGTAAAG GACCTCAAGAGACGTATTGCATcattaaactgtaaacaaagaTCTGTTCCTAAAACAAAGAATATAAATGTGCTGGCCTATGTATTGAAATGCAGATTGGCCATGCTTGTTCCGGTACTGAAAGAAACAACAACACCTGACAACAAAGTAATAgtaaaacaaacttggccacgTTCTCGACAAGTTCCAATGATTTCTGTTGACTCAGAACAAGACTATCAGATTATAGGAACAACTAAAGTGGCTGTGCgcaaataa